The Salvelinus sp. IW2-2015 linkage group LG6.2, ASM291031v2, whole genome shotgun sequence genome window below encodes:
- the LOC139027963 gene encoding uncharacterized protein, whose protein sequence is MATSGNFTARPSTTSSTSVVATGASRPSTSPTSATIASTGAARPSTTSTSSTSMTTTGAAMEDDEMVKAPLGLGPPEMIMNLTEVTTEDLVEQDVAVETNEERNTEKQRHTRCHRRYQPPEPLNAFQQRLLQAVERDAAQPDAHRKEDEETLFAMSLVPTLKRLPQQRQAAVKVQMYQLLFKAEFNGCRWAELGGSSATWETPGPGVSQDKYTTSPFMEETLSMQTPL, encoded by the exons ATGGCAACGAGTGGCAATTTTACAGCCAGACCCTCTACTACGTCATCCACAAGTGTTGTCGCCACCGGTGCATCAAGACCCTCAACGTCACCTACAAGTGCGACCATAGCCTCCACCGGTGCAGCGAGACCCTCTACAACATCTACATCATCCACAagtatgaccaccaccggtgcagcCATGGAAGATGATGAAATGGTGAAAGCACCTCTGGGTCTCGGACCACCTGAGATGATTATGAACCTCACGGAAGTGACCACTGAGGACCTCGTTGAACAGGATGTGGCCGTGGAGACAAAcgaggagagaaacacagagaaacaacGTCACACCAGGTGTCATCGGAGGTACCAGCCCCCAGAGCCACTCAACGCATTTCAGCAGAGGCTCCTCCAAGCCGTCGAGAGGGATGCAGCCCAACCTGATGCTCACaggaaggaggatgaagagaccCTCTTTGCCATGAGCCTGGTGCCAACACTGAAGAGGCTGCCTCAGCAAAGACAAGCAGCAGTCAAGGTTCAAATGTATCAGCTGCTTTTCAAAGCTGAGTTCAATG gatgccggtgggcggagttgggagggtcgtcagctacatgggaaacacctgggcccggtgtctcccaggataaatacaccacttccccattcatggaggagactctctccatgcagacacctttatag
- the LOC111965544 gene encoding uncharacterized protein yields the protein MVGARIARMDTNYRESISPVECLAIGLRFLATGDSYRTIGFSFRRSTVAGIVPSVAQAIWDCLVGENMPVPKEEDWSAIAAEFLERWNYPNCLGSIDGKHVIQAQPCSGSQFYNYKGTYSVVLLAVVDAIYCFRVVNVGAYGKGSDGGTLRDAAFGQALQDGTLEIPPPASLPGAEDLGPVPHVFIGDEAFPLRPNLMRPYTGCQLPLPKPVRIFNKRRSRTRLVVECAFGILAARWRMYRRVLDLSPSNVDACVKATCVLHNYLQKSFQEPLRMEMGMPNGHLPDVTRAGANNAPRQALQVREKLTTYFSSPAGEVPWQYAME from the exons ATGGTTGGAGCCAGGATCGCCCGGATGGATACCAACTACCGGGAGTCCATCAGCCCAGTTGAATGCCTGGCGATTGGTCTCCG attcttggcGACAGGGGACTCCTACAGGACTATAGGATTCAGCTTCCGACGGTCCACGGTGGCAGGCATTGTTCCCTCTGTGGCACAAGCCATTTGGGACTGTCTGGTTGGTGAAAACATGCCTGTCCCCAAGGAGGAAGACTGGAGTGCCATTGCTGCCGAGTTCCTGGAGAGGTGGAATTACCCCAACTGTCTTGGCTCCATTGACGGGAAACATGTAATCCAGGCTCAACCGTGCTCAGGTTCGCAATTCTACAACTACAAGGGTACATATTCAGTTGTACTCTTGGCTGTAGTCGATGCCATCTACTGTTTCCGAGTTGTCAATGTTGGTGCTTACGGCAAGGGAAGTGATGGCGGTACCCTCCGGGACGCTGCCTTTGGCCAGGCACTTCAGGATGGCACCCTGGAGATTCCACCACCTGCATCACTCCCCGGGGCTGAAGACCTGGGACCTGTTCCCCACGTCTTTATCGGTGATGAGGCCTTCCCTTTAAGACCCAACCTCATGAGGCCCTACACTGGATGCCAGCTGCCATTGCCAAAGCCTGTAAGGATCTTTAACAAACGACGGTCCAGGACAAGGTTAGTTGTTGAATGCGCCTTTGGGATTCTGGCAGCCCGGTGGAGAATGTATCGGCGAGTGCTTGATCTCAGCCCCTCAAATGTCGATGCCTGCGTGAAGGCCACGTGTGTTCTCCACAACTACCTGCAGAAGTCATTCCAGGAGCCGCTCCGGATGGAGATGGGCATGCCAAATGGTCACCTTCCTGATGTCACCAGGGCAGGTGCCAACAACGCCCCCAGACAGGCACTCCAGGTGAGGGAGAAGCTGACCACCTACTTCTCATCGCCAGCAGGTGAAGTCCCATGGCAGTATGCCATGGAGTGA